Genomic segment of Tachysurus fulvidraco isolate hzauxx_2018 chromosome 22, HZAU_PFXX_2.0, whole genome shotgun sequence:
ACGGCCGCTGACCCAGGAGTTCCACCATGTCGTTCTTATTCAACACCTCCTTATCCAGAAGTCGCAGCGCCACCTGGTGGTAAGACATTTAGGACGTTACATACAGCAATTAATAAGAAAGtatgcatgtatttttttttctagtgtcttttttttaatctctcccAAGTGCCTGGTTTTACTGTAAAACCCTGTACATACACACCATCTGTCTGACCGTGATGTTTCAACATGTTACATGAAAACGTTTTTGATCACTTTCTCATCAATACGTTTTGTAAATTCTTAAatttttagccttttttttttttatttctgactaATTTTCAGTAAGATCCCTCTATGAAATATTTAACTGATGCTAACTGTATACTTTTGGATCCcctaaaaaaatcacattcGAATAGAAAAAGTGTATATgtagtactgtatattttattctagtctgattactgtgtatatttcaGTGTTGGATCTGTGTAAGAAATTGGAGAATGGATGTCCTGTACATATCacacataaaaatgaaaagaactgAACAGAACAAGATGTTACAGAACAAGAGTTGTACCTTCTCCACATCAGCCTTCTTCTCTGTTAGCAGCACCTTTGTGCGCTCGTAGGCGCTATTAATGAGATCCCGCACCTCAGAATCGATCAGACGTGCCGTCGCCTCACTGTACGGCTTATCCAGAACCAGATCTCCCTGCCGAGGAAGGTCGAACGACACCTGACCCACCTTCTCACTCATCCCAAACTGCACTATCTGTGGAGAAAAGTGCACATCAGATACTATTAACTTGTCTTGTAATAGATGACAACTGAATTGACTGGATTGTGTCACCATTTTGGACAAAAAGAGTCTGCCAAAAGAAGGAATATACAAGTCAATTTGAAACGATATAAATACTTTCTGGATCAATCTTGGGTTGAGCAAGAGCAGCCCAAACCCAAAACCCAAACCTGTCCTTGGGGAAGTAAAGATATCATTTGAACATAGTCTcagaaacaaagaaattaataaCTACATCGTAAATGTATACACTTGGCACTTCCACAAGAAAGAAAACGGAGAGATAAATCCTTTACTAGAAATTTAGTCCTAACATGATAAAAGCCGCCCACCTGTGCGTACGCGCTCTGCGTCACCTTCCTCAGGTCGTCCTGTGCTCCAGTGGTGATGCGACCGAAGAATATGTCCTCAGCGATTCGGCCCCCGAGCATCATACACATCCGGTCCAACAGCTGCTCCTTGGTGTAGAGGTACTGCTCTTTTGGGAGGTACTGAGCGTAGCCCAAACCTTTACCTCGTGGGATAATGGACACCTGAAAACACAGTGCTACTTCAGCATTTGCATAAAGGATCAACACAGCAACAGTAAACACTCAGTATGAATCCTAAAAGGGTTACTATTAGAAGAAGAGGACAGTGGGTGAGAAGGATGTTTATTGCTACCTTTAACAGAGGGTCTGCATGCTCCAGGTACCACCCAGCTACGGCGTGTCCTGCCTCGTGGTATGCTACGGTCTTTTTCTCCTCAGGCTGTAACACCTGTGTCTTCTTTTCtaagcctacacacacacacacacacacacagcatctgaAGACTCAGGATACCAGTTTTATTCCTAGTGTATTGTTATGTTACGTTACATTACATGACATGCCTCTGGACTGCGTTTGGTTATGTTTACATGCTAACCTCCGATCACACGCTCGATAGCCTGCTCAAAATGTTTCTCTGTGATGTCGTCAGAGAGGTGGCGAGCTGCGATCAACGCCGCCTCGTTACACACGTTAGCAATATCAGCACCTAGCAATaggaacataaataaataaataccatgTGCCCTCTTGCTTAGCATGCTTACTGAAACTGTTTTATACACTGGTCCCCGAGTGTTCAAGTCTATGCTTAACAAGGCTACCTGAGAAACCAGGTGTAAGGGCAGCCATCTTCCTCGCTAGATTGTCCTTGTTTATTTCTGCGTTCAGCTTCAGCGGTCTCAGATGGACTTTAAATATCGAAGCTCTGCCTTTGATATCTGGAGGACCTGCATATAACAgtagaaaaacacatttgttattAAGGTGTTGTTTTACTGATATGacaaaaatatcataaatataACAGAAGTCTGAACTGAATTATTCACCGATATAAATCTGCCTGTCAAAGCGGCCAGGTCTCATCAGCGCTGGATCCAGGATGTCTGGTCTGTTGGTACCAGCCAGAACCACAACGTTGGTTGCAGTGTTAAAACCTGAAGTGAAAGAATATCTGACTGAGTAAGCAAAGTGTTCACAGATGATCTTGTTAATAACGAGTATCAGACACGCACCGTCCATCTCCACGAGAAGCTGGTTGAGTGTGTTCTCCTGCTCGCTCTGCCCTCCGAAACTGCCCCTGCCTCTTTTCCTCCCCACCGCGTCGATTTCGTCTATGAAGAGGATGCAGGGAGCGTTCTTCCGTGCCAGAACGAAAAGGTCTCGAACCTGACACACAATAATTACAAAGTAAAATAGAACGATACACGAacatatatctaaaaaaaaacctcattttGATTTTGGAAAACTTCCTATAAcctcaaaagatttttttaaatacatgaaaGCTTCTCTTACACCGATTACAATGAGCacatattaaaaatatgaaGACGCTACAGACATTTATGATCAAGAATAGTCATAAGTTTGATTGATATTTTGTAGAGATTTAGTAGCAAGACTCAGATTGACTCTGACACTCGGATCCTCATGTCAGTGTGAGGTCACTTACCCTAGCTGGACCGACACCCACAAACATCTCTAGGAATTCAGAGCCATTAACGGTGATAAAAGGGACGTTTGCTTCGCCTGCAGTTGCTTTCGCTAACAGGGTCTTCCCGGTACCGGGAGGTCCGGTCAGAATGGCACcctgaaacaaaaaacaatgactTTTATTTGGATAGTTGTTAAAGGAATACGTTAACGTGGCTACAGAGACACCAAAAAGTGCTAACACGAAAATCCTTGCATGCAGAGAAAGTTAGCATGAAGGAAAATAAACCAGAAGTTTCTccctttttttgctttattattttattcaagtCAAAAATGATAAAGAATACGGCTGAACCCTTGGTGTTATGGGACCTCTGTGTTAACTAGTCACTACTATGTAACCGAACTGTACATtgatttagatatttttatttttgtaattttttttttatgtatatatatatatataatgacgATATTTTAAGGTACAAAAGAGAATTCAACCCAAAATCAGTTTTGTACCTTAGGGATTTTGGCCCCAAGGTCCTGGTACTGCTTGGGATTCTTTAGGAAGTTAACAAACTCCATGATCTCCAGCTTGGCCTCCTCGCACCCAGCCACGTCCTTGAATTTGATGTCGATCTCGTCACGCAGCACTTTTGCGGTGGTCTCGCTGACACTGAACAGGCCACCCATGCCCCTGCCAGGCCGCCCAGTGCCCGCAGGCCCTCGCCGTAGCATGAAGAGCAGGAATCCGATGATGAGCACGGTGGGAAGCAGGCTGAGCAGGAAGGAGctggagagaaaaaataaaacttttcacCTTTATATTCAATTACTTCTGTAATAACATGACTCTATCATAACTAATCATTATCCAAGAGTGTTGAATTTTTCCATTCTGACTAGTCAACATGTGTTCATTCACTTTCTGCAGCTCTGAgaaatttgtgttttattcctgacataatgaataaatataaattcaacTGTGTTAAAGTCACAAGGTTACCCATCGCTCTCAGTGGAGTAAATCACAGGCAGCCTTTTCTCCCCTTCGATACCCAGCTCCATCTGAGCCGTCTCCAGGTTCCGCTCAAACGTGTCCACGCTGCCGATGTTTAACCACACATATttcttaaagaaagaaagaaagatttttatttcacactCTGCATCAATTGACTATTGTTTAATCATATAATGCAGATTAAAGTGTGCCAATAAACTAAGCTTCATTCACAACACTGTAAACTTTCACTGTCCACAATGTTAAGCTTTTAAACTTAAGCTTTGTGATTTGCAAGACAGAATGATTTATAAAAGTTTTACAAAAATTAATTTACTAAGGTTTAAAGATACTGTTACTGTTAAATAAACTGTTACACCAGAAAACAAAAGAGTCTCTAAAAACAAAGTACAACATTATTTTCTACATAAAATTGGAGTTGGTATTCgtcaagggaaaaaaaatatcttggtattgatattacagtatttattaatttattagatttgtttttaaacaaaaaggccacatttaaaaataataataataaactaaagaatgatttaaaaaaattataaatccaGTAAAGCATCTTATTTCAAGAAAGAAACTAAACATCCAAAAATAATTCTGATGACATTTCTAAACTCTATGAAAACATGTctgaatttcattttattttttcttctctgaatAAAAACTCACCCCAGTAGTTTCCGCTTGTCCTGGAGTGAGTATAACTTTCACAAAGCGCTTGTTCACAACCTCTAACCTGTCGACCTGCAGGAGCCAGAATCAGAAAATCCGATTACCCGACTTTATCCATCATGTGAAGCAGTAACATTACGATGAGGAGGAAAGAAAGGATGTAATACAAACTCACGACTCCTTTAGCCAGATAGCTATTAACAAAGTCCTTCCAGGTGACTTCTTTTCCTGTATCCCAGAAATAGTAATAAGCCACTGCTGCCCAAAAAGCTGCAGAAATAAGTACGTACATCCGGAAGTCCTTGTCATCCCATGGAATATCCCCCTGTAGCAGAACAGTATGAGGATGAAGAGTGAAAAAGATTCATGGTGGATGGTGtgatgacatacagtacaacacatgGTCAGTTAACCCatgctcaaatctgattggtcagaaagggTTGATTGATGTcatataacagcagctctgacgtTACACTTATGCTCATTTACAGATGTGGTGAAGTTTTTTTGAGAAGGTATGAGGGTGATAATTTAACATTTACTACACGAACGCACCTTTTGGGCACGATTGAACCAGTTGTTTTCATCCTTCTTTCCTCCCTTTTTACCTCCTCCCCCACCAGCTCCTCCTCCACCGTCTGACTTCCCAGAGTTCTTCTGCGCATTGTTCGGCTTGGCCTCTGGATTTAAGCCGAGAAACAAAATATGTGACTAAACTGCACGTACAATTTCACACCTAGATGAAATAAATATGGAAATATTTCTgctctggtttaaaaaaaaaagaaagaaaaagacacgTCACCTTGGGCCTCTGCGTTGGGAGGTTTGGACTCGCCGTTTTTCGggaaatatttttcaaatcCTTTCAGAAAAGATGATACAAGGGGAAAACAAAAGACCAAACCAAAGCATCTGAGAAACTTTCCCATTTATACATTAGAAACTTTCCCATTTATACATTAAATAGACACTTTTTCtcgaatagatagatagatagatagatagatagatagatcatcgatcgatcgatcgatcgatcgatcatCATACAATTTAAGGTTTCCAGCTGGCATTAATCTCTGAACTTTCCCTGTCCCTAATAAGAACAtctacatgttttattttaatgcatataACACACCTTTCGGAGGCTTTGAGCATAACCTTCTGTAAGTGTCCAAAACCTGAGAAAGCAGCTCTCGGTTCTGCAGGGCCTCAGTCTGTGTAGATACCTGAAGGgggaaaaatgaaaataaatggacCTTGTTTATCTTACACTAAAGTTTTCCACAGGATTTGCAAAACTTTCATAAATGCTCATTTTCCCCCTAATTGTGTAACGTGCAAACTTTGTTCCTGACGCAgctcatttacatttagtgacgcccacaaaactccataaaaggtcaTAAGAGCAGGGAGCTAGAAGATGAAATGAACAATCAGAGTAAAACCTGAACGGCTGATGGGGACGTTTGCCTCACTTCTCTGCCGACAAACGTATTTAATACGAAAGATTTA
This window contains:
- the afg3l2 gene encoding AFG3-like protein 2; translation: MAHRYLHLYRGCRNLYRVVLPDLRSLKAARLVSTQTEALQNRELLSQVLDTYRRLCSKPPKGFEKYFPKNGESKPPNAEAQEAKPNNAQKNSGKSDGGGGAGGGGGKKGGKKDENNWFNRAQKGDIPWDDKDFRMYVLISAAFWAAVAYYYFWDTGKEVTWKDFVNSYLAKGVVDRLEVVNKRFVKVILTPGQAETTGKYVWLNIGSVDTFERNLETAQMELGIEGEKRLPVIYSTESDGSFLLSLLPTVLIIGFLLFMLRRGPAGTGRPGRGMGGLFSVSETTAKVLRDEIDIKFKDVAGCEEAKLEIMEFVNFLKNPKQYQDLGAKIPKGAILTGPPGTGKTLLAKATAGEANVPFITVNGSEFLEMFVGVGPARVRDLFVLARKNAPCILFIDEIDAVGRKRGRGSFGGQSEQENTLNQLLVEMDGFNTATNVVVLAGTNRPDILDPALMRPGRFDRQIYIGPPDIKGRASIFKVHLRPLKLNAEINKDNLARKMAALTPGFSGADIANVCNEAALIAARHLSDDITEKHFEQAIERVIGGLEKKTQVLQPEEKKTVAYHEAGHAVAGWYLEHADPLLKVSIIPRGKGLGYAQYLPKEQYLYTKEQLLDRMCMMLGGRIAEDIFFGRITTGAQDDLRKVTQSAYAQIVQFGMSEKVGQVSFDLPRQGDLVLDKPYSEATARLIDSEVRDLINSAYERTKVLLTEKKADVEKVALRLLDKEVLNKNDMVELLGQRPFVEKSTYEAFVEGTGGLDEDTSLPEGLKDWNKERGSEKEESTEEQVARNIGGGMPF